Proteins co-encoded in one Euleptes europaea isolate rEulEur1 chromosome 1, rEulEur1.hap1, whole genome shotgun sequence genomic window:
- the MRPL38 gene encoding 39S ribosomal protein L38, mitochondrial translates to MAAPMLRVVLRGIRSCRTLSTTAVLCKRGVPLGPMPNEDIDVSNLEALEKYRTFTRYFKVAEKERKKLHWWPTYKKHVTPKQDEKIDIGLPYPRTRWAKILKERKAIRRQNMTNVELERASRLRTLLIPLDDVKAEWERTGGPYHKQRIAEYYGLYQDLFDHATFVPRVLLRVEYDHNEEYVMPVYHGNVVTPTEALNPPRVIFEAEEGSLWTLLLTNLDGHLRDTNMEYVHWLVTNIPGNKIEAGKEACHYFPPFPARGTGYHRYVFLLFKQTQPIDFTDDMRPTPCHNLKMRTFRTFDFYKKNQSDLTPAGLAFFQCQWDDSVTYIFHQLLNMKEPVFDFVRPPVYHPPQKKFPHLQPLRYLDRYRDSDEPTYGIY, encoded by the exons ATGGCGGCGCCCATGCTGAGGGTTGTGCTGCGTGGAATACGGAGCTGCCGAACGCTTAGCACTACTG CTGTCCTGTGCAAACGGGGGGTACCTCTGGGGCCAATGCCCAATGAAGATATAGATGTCAGCAACTTGGAGGCACTGGAAAAGTACCGCACCTTTACTCGCTACTTCAaagtggcagaaaaagaaagaaagaaacttcatTGGTGGCCAACCTACAAGAAACACGTTACTCCAAAGCAAG ATGAAAAGATAGACATTGGCCTACCTTATCCTCGTACACGATGGGcaaaaatacttaaagagagaaaagCTATCAGGAGACAGAATATGACCAATGTGGAATTGGAAAGAGCATCCCGTCTCAGGACAC TGTTGATTCCACTGGATGATGTCAAAGCTGAGTGGGAGAGAACTGGGGGCCCATACCATAAGCAGCGCATAGCAGAATACTATGGACTGTACCAAGACTTGTTTGATCATGCCACGTTCGTTCCCAGAGTTCTTCTAAGGGTGGAATATGACCACAATGAGGAATATGTTATGCCAGTTTATCATGGGAATGTGGTGACCCCCACAGAG GCTCTTAACCCTCCCAGAGTCATATTTGAAGCAGAGGAAGGATCCTTATGGACTCTGCTTCTCACTAACTTAG ATGGGCACCTGCGTGACACCAATATGGAGTATGTTCACTGGCTGGT GACAAACATTCCAGGCAACAAAATAGAGGCAGGCAAAGAAGCTTGCCATTACTTCCCACCATTTCCTGCCAGAGGAACAGGATACCACCGTTACGTCTTCCTTCTCTTCAAGCAGACTCAGCCAATTGATTTCACTGATGATATGCGACCAACGCCATG TCACAACCTCAAGATGAGAACCTTCAGGACATTTGATTTCTACAAGAAGAATCAGAGTGACCTGACACCAGCAGGGCTGGCATTTTTCCAGTGTCAGTGGGACGATTCTGTCACATACATTTTTCATCAGCTTCTTA ACATGAAGGAGCCAGTGTTTGACTTTGTGCGGCCCCCTGTGTATCATCCCCCACAGAAGAAATTTCCACACCTCCAGCCTCTGAGGTACCTGGACAGGTACAGGGACAGCGATGAACCAACCTATGGCATTTACTGA